The proteins below are encoded in one region of Paenacidovorax monticola:
- a CDS encoding GntR family transcriptional regulator, with product MRPVAHSLHDEAAARLREAIFAGTLAPGSFLDEAALCERLAISRTPLREALKVLVAEGLLRHEPRRGCFVTEVTERDLDEIFPVIALLEGRAAYEATCRAGAADIAALEVLHERLCQHAADGAIAAYYEANRAIHEAFITLADNRWLAQVIGDLRKILLLARLQQLRAPGRLEHSLAEHMALFAALKRRDPEAAESAMRDHLLRQRDALRDIARNLQSRIAP from the coding sequence ATGCGCCCCGTGGCCCATTCCCTGCACGACGAAGCCGCCGCCCGGCTGCGCGAGGCGATCTTCGCGGGCACGCTGGCGCCGGGCAGCTTCCTGGACGAGGCGGCGCTGTGCGAGCGGCTGGCCATCTCGCGCACGCCGCTGCGCGAGGCGCTCAAGGTGTTGGTGGCCGAGGGCCTGCTGCGCCACGAGCCGCGCCGCGGCTGCTTCGTGACCGAGGTCACCGAGCGCGACCTGGACGAGATCTTTCCCGTGATCGCGCTGCTCGAAGGGCGTGCGGCCTACGAGGCCACCTGCCGCGCGGGCGCGGCCGACATCGCGGCGCTCGAAGTCCTGCACGAGCGCCTGTGCCAGCACGCGGCCGACGGCGCCATCGCGGCCTATTACGAAGCCAACCGTGCCATCCACGAGGCCTTCATCACCCTGGCCGACAACCGCTGGCTGGCCCAGGTGATCGGCGACCTGCGCAAGATCCTGCTGCTCGCGCGCCTGCAGCAGCTGCGCGCGCCGGGCCGCCTGGAACACAGCCTGGCCGAGCACATGGCCCTGTTCGCGGCGCTCAAGCGCCGGGACCCCGAGGCCGCCGAGTCCGCCATGCGCGACCACCTCCTGCGCCAGCGCGATGCGCTGCGCGATATTGCCCGTAACCTTCAATCCCGGATCGCACCATGA